Within the Saccharopolyspora gloriosae genome, the region AACGGCGGCCCATGCGACGCCAACGCCTTCTTCACCGTGTTCTTCGAGATCCCCAACCGACGAGCGATGGCCCGAATCGCCATCCCCTCCGACCGGTGCAACCGACGAATCTCCGCCCAGTCCTCCACGCTCAACACCTCATGATCGTTCATGGGTGGGTCAAAACTCGCCCGGAACCAGAGGGTCAGTCTTCAACCGGAAGCGACACCGTGCCTCGCGGCTGCGAAGCAAGCCGTGCCTTGCGGCAAAGCCGTACCTCGCGGCGAAGCCGTACCTTGCGGCAGCGAAGCAAGCCGTGCCCTGCGGCCAAAGGCCGTGCCTCGCGGCGAAGCCGTGCCTCGCGGCTGCGAAGCAAGCCTGCCTTGCGGCGAAGCCGTGCAGTTGGGCTGCGAAGCAAGCCTGCCCTGCGGCGAAGCCGTGCCTGTATGCGCGAAGCGCATAGCCCACGCCAAAAAGCCGCTCACCAGCGGGTTCTCAGTTGGTCTCTCGCGAGGACAGCTTTTTCCCTCGTGGCGGAGCCACTAGGGAAAAAGATCCCGCAGCGAGAGACCAACTGAGGTTCCGCCACCCGACCACCAAAGAAAAACGACCGGCTCCTAGAGCCACCACCAGTACCAAAGCGCCCCGAAGACTGCGAGGAAGACGCCGAGCAGCGCCGCTGCCCCCTGTCGGTCTCGATGCCGGTCCGCGAAGGACTGCAGTCCCAGCGCCAGCACCACCCCGACCGCATGCGTGACGATCATGCTCGTGCCGGGTCCCGCCTCACCTTGGCGGGTGGACCAGATCTGCACGCCGATCAGGCCGAGGGTCACCAGCAGCAGGCCGAACGCCAGCGAACCGGTCAGGCCGCGCAGCCACGTCCCGGCCAGGGTGCCGCGCGCCGCGCCACCACGGCGGGTCGTCGGGCGTTCGTCCGGTTCCTCTTCCTGGTACCACTCGACCGACTGCCGCGGCGCGCGCGAGGAGCGGAACGGCACCGTGCCCGGTTGGTCGGCCGGAGCGTCGGCTTCCGTCCGGGTTCCGGATCCGGCGGCTCGGCGAGGCTGCCGCAGTGTCTGCGGCGGCTGCCGGTGCCGGGCGTCGGAGCTTCCGCGCGCGGCGTCCTGCGGCCCTCGTCGGGGCATGTCCATGTCGTTCCTCTGGTCCTTCACTCGGCCAACCCGGCCCACGGCGCGGCGGCCTCCGCCGCCTGCTGCCCCTCCGGGCAGTGCGCCCGGAATTCGCACCACGCGCATTGCGCGCCGGGCTTCGGCGGGAAGGCCGATCGTCCGTCCCCCTCGTCGAACGTGTCGGAGGCGGCTTGGAGTTCCGCCGCCGAACGCTCCGCCGCTCGCACGTGCTCGTCGAGGGAGGCTTGGGTGTGCTCCCACACCCCGACTCGGCCGGTGGGCAGGTGGTGCAGTTCGACCCGCCCGGTCTTCCCGCGCAGCGTCTTGCGCGCGGCGACCGCGTACAGCGCGAGCGCTCTGGAATTCCGCGCGTCCTCGTCGGTAGCCGCGCGTCTGCCGGTTTTGTAGTCGACGATGACCAGCGCGCCGTTACGCCGATCGATGCGGTCCACCCGGCCCTCCGCGATGATCGTGCCCGTCGGAGCCGACACCCACCGCTCCACCGCGACGGGGTCCGCGTCCGGCCCGAGCCGTTCGACGTAGTCGGCGACCCACCGCTGTGCGCGCCCGCGGTACTCGTCGGCCTGCTCGAAGTCGGCGAAACCGTCGCTCTTCCAGCACTGCCGGACCAGCAGCACCGCTTTCTCGGGGGTCCGCTGGGCGACCGGGAGCTCGAAAAAGGCCTTCAGCGCGTTGTGCACCACGGCACCGAGCGTGGCGTTGGCGCGGGCACCGGATCGGGACGGCGTCGGACGATCCAGGTAGGTCATGCGGAACTTGCGCGGGCAACCGTCCCAGTTGGCGAGCTTCGCCGGAGTGACCCGGACGAGCTTGCCGGGGATGCCTTCGAGGCCGAGCTGTCCCTGCACTCGCCCTACCCTACGCAGCCGAATCGTCGCGTCGAGTTTCACCCCGCACGGCGCCGAAAACTCACACGATCATGGTGAATCCACCGCGTCAGGACACTTCACCAGCTGCTCAACCGGCGGTGAAGACCTCGCTCCCGCTGCTCTTGTCGACCAGCCGCCGCAAGGATTCCGGCGCGGTCGTCTCCTGGCCGATCCGGATCGTCTTGTTGGTGCCGTGGTAGTCGCTGCTGCCCGTCGGCACCAGGTTCAGCTCGGTCGCGATATCCCGCAGCTGCTGCCTGGTCGGCTCGTCGTGATCCGGGTGGTCCACCTCGACGCCGGTGAGTCCCTGCCCGGCGAGCTCCGCCACGACCTCCGGGTTGATCACCCGCCCGCGTGCCCGCGCGAACGGGTGCGCCAGCACCGTCACACCGCCCGCGTCGGCGATCATTTCGATCGCCCGCAGCACCGGGGTGTCGGTGCGCGGCAGGTAGTACCGGCCGCTGCTGCCCAGATAACGCGCGAAAGCCTCGTCCACGCTCGTGACCAGCCCGGCGCGGACCAGCTGCCGAGCCAGGTGCGGCCGCCCGCCCGGCGAGTCCGGCGGCAGCCCGGCCATCAGAGCCTCCGGATCCACCGGGAACCCCTCGGCCGCCATCCGCTCGGCCATCTCCCGCAACCGGC harbors:
- a CDS encoding PHP domain-containing protein, producing the protein MRIDLHAHSTESDGTDTPTELVAAALDAGLDAVAITDHDTTAGWAEAAAAVAACSGRLQVVPGAELSCTCPDGNGRTITVHMLAYLFDPTSPALVAEQSRLRAERRGRLREMAERMAAEGFPVDPEALMAGLPPDSPGGRPHLARQLVRAGLVTSVDEAFARYLGSSGRYYLPRTDTPVLRAIEMIADAGGVTVLAHPFARARGRVINPEVVAELAGQGLTGVEVDHPDHDEPTRQQLRDIATELNLVPTGSSDYHGTNKTIRIGQETTAPESLRRLVDKSSGSEVFTAG
- a CDS encoding PD-(D/E)XK nuclease family protein, giving the protein MQGQLGLEGIPGKLVRVTPAKLANWDGCPRKFRMTYLDRPTPSRSGARANATLGAVVHNALKAFFELPVAQRTPEKAVLLVRQCWKSDGFADFEQADEYRGRAQRWVADYVERLGPDADPVAVERWVSAPTGTIIAEGRVDRIDRRNGALVIVDYKTGRRAATDEDARNSRALALYAVAARKTLRGKTGRVELHHLPTGRVGVWEHTQASLDEHVRAAERSAAELQAASDTFDEGDGRSAFPPKPGAQCAWCEFRAHCPEGQQAAEAAAPWAGLAE